In the Carboxydothermus pertinax genome, AAAAAGGAGGAATAAAAAATGGCGAAAGCAAAATTTGAGCGGGTAAAACCCCACGTAAACATTGGAACCATCGGCCACGTTGACCATGGTAAGACTACATTAACTGCAGC is a window encoding:
- a CDS encoding GTP-binding protein produces the protein MAKAKFERVKPHVNIGTIGHVDHGKTTLTAA